A single Methylomonas sp. AM2-LC DNA region contains:
- a CDS encoding alkaline phosphatase family protein codes for MNNKKTLRLRPLVAAMALTAMMMPVTQVNASVTATPIKHVIVVVGENHSFDNLFGAYTPKAGQHIDNLLSKRIVNADGTPGVNFHLAKQNIGVDTDKYRVITKNKGDYDAGLPQPYTTYAIGESAGVLDSRFPSNLANGPYQISHYAPYNSYTGDPVHRFFQMWQDLDGGKHDKFVWVEETIGTGSNGNPYPAGGFNPQEGAISMGFFNMSAGDAPVFKSLADQYAISDNYHQAIMGGTGANFQALITGDAAFFTDPTKLDGSAAKPWPNQIENPNPVSGTNNYYTQDGYGGGSYVNCADDSQPGVAAVNQEIKRQGVKHGNCEKNHYYLVNNYNLYWNQTSSSTRTLGPTSFTLPPQSVPTIADKLTANGISWKYYSADRGDDLTKYANDVNGVSLLFHSYCGICDPLTGYSSIMTNPSEEAKLQNYGAFLADVKNNTLPAVSYVRPFEALAGHPADSNADLYELFLQDLIKQVQSNPTLWAETAIIITTDEGGGYYDSGYVQAVDFFGDGTRIPLLVVSPYAKKGHVDHTYTDHASILKFIEKNWHLSPISNRSRDNLPNPVADDENPYKPENGPSIGDLTTLFDFGHHHHKD; via the coding sequence ATGAACAACAAGAAGACATTACGCTTACGCCCTCTAGTAGCGGCTATGGCGTTGACGGCAATGATGATGCCTGTAACGCAGGTAAATGCAAGCGTTACCGCAACGCCAATTAAACATGTTATCGTTGTTGTGGGTGAAAACCACAGTTTCGATAACCTGTTTGGCGCATACACACCTAAAGCTGGTCAACATATTGATAACTTGCTGAGCAAAAGAATTGTTAACGCAGACGGCACTCCCGGTGTCAATTTCCACCTTGCTAAACAAAACATTGGCGTGGATACTGACAAATATCGTGTCATCACCAAAAACAAAGGCGATTACGACGCAGGTTTGCCACAACCTTACACTACTTATGCAATAGGCGAATCAGCCGGTGTATTGGATAGCCGTTTCCCAAGCAACCTGGCTAATGGTCCCTACCAAATCAGCCACTACGCACCTTATAATTCCTATACTGGCGACCCAGTTCATCGTTTCTTCCAAATGTGGCAAGATCTGGATGGTGGCAAACACGATAAATTCGTTTGGGTAGAAGAAACAATCGGCACAGGCTCCAATGGCAACCCATACCCTGCTGGCGGTTTTAACCCACAAGAAGGCGCAATATCAATGGGCTTCTTTAACATGAGCGCCGGTGACGCCCCTGTCTTCAAATCTCTGGCCGACCAATATGCCATCAGCGATAACTATCACCAAGCTATCATGGGTGGTACAGGCGCTAACTTCCAAGCTTTAATCACAGGTGATGCCGCTTTCTTTACCGACCCAACGAAATTGGACGGTTCAGCAGCTAAACCTTGGCCAAATCAAATTGAAAATCCAAATCCAGTTTCTGGCACCAATAACTATTACACCCAAGACGGTTATGGCGGCGGTTCTTATGTAAACTGTGCGGATGATAGTCAACCCGGTGTTGCTGCAGTCAATCAGGAAATTAAAAGACAAGGTGTTAAACACGGCAATTGCGAAAAAAATCACTATTACCTGGTTAACAATTACAACCTGTATTGGAACCAAACCAGTAGTTCTACCCGTACTTTAGGACCTACATCATTCACTTTGCCACCACAAAGCGTTCCAACTATTGCCGATAAGTTGACCGCTAACGGTATTTCCTGGAAATACTACAGCGCAGACCGTGGTGATGACCTCACTAAATATGCAAACGATGTGAACGGCGTATCTTTACTGTTTCATTCTTACTGCGGCATTTGCGACCCTTTGACTGGCTATAGCAGCATTATGACCAATCCTAGCGAGGAAGCAAAACTGCAAAACTATGGCGCGTTCCTGGCTGATGTTAAAAACAATACCTTGCCTGCCGTGTCTTATGTACGTCCATTCGAAGCCTTAGCTGGCCATCCAGCTGATTCCAATGCTGATTTGTACGAACTGTTCTTGCAAGATTTAATTAAGCAAGTTCAAAGCAATCCTACCTTGTGGGCTGAAACCGCAATTATCATCACAACGGATGAAGGCGGCGGATACTATGACTCAGGTTATGTGCAAGCAGTTGACTTCTTTGGTGATGGCACACGTATTCCTTTGTTAGTCGTTTCTCCTTATGCTAAAAAAGGTCACGTAGATCACACTTACACCGACCATGCTTCTATTCTGAAGTTTATCGAGAAAAACTGGCATCTGTCTCCTATCTCTAACCGTAGTCGTGACAATCTGCCTAATCCAGTTGCAGATGATGAAAACCCATATAAACCCGAAAATGGTCCATCCATTGGCGATTTGACCACTCTGTTCGACTTTGGCCATCATCATCACAAAGACTAA
- a CDS encoding PLP-dependent aminotransferase family protein — protein sequence MLRIWDFDLNINRDSDIALHVQIVQSLIGEIRRGRLSNSTPIPGSRELAERLQVNRKTVVLAYEELVAQGWLETQGRRGTFVAAKLPVIHTAKSSTDDANNEFIAVKNSKPTLLSNTGSWDTLMQNGVIDLNDGIPDARIIPYTVLSRAYRHALLKTSRNNLLGYGDPRGVSALRKSLASMLNLKRGLAANENNICMVRGSQMGLYVAARVLVSPGDCVVFETLSYAPAQTAFQACGAKILTVEQDRGGLIVEHLESLCSKNPVKVVYVTPHHQYPTTVMMTAERRLRLLMLAEQFNFTIVEDDYDHEFHFDHSPTHPIASIDQHKRIVYIGSMSKILAPGLRVGYLVASQQLVDQCANIILQIDRQGNPVTEFAVNELMESGELHRHIRRALRTYAQRRNAAIESIRTFLGDYVEFDIPAGGLAFWLRLHKETDSKTLATMALQNGLRIVSSEQYSIITAKVAGIRVGYASLSDDVFKMGIKRLNEVLAQITM from the coding sequence ATGCTTAGAATTTGGGATTTTGACCTTAACATTAATCGTGATAGCGACATTGCCTTGCATGTGCAAATTGTGCAATCTTTGATTGGGGAGATAAGGCGTGGACGTTTAAGCAACAGCACACCCATTCCCGGTAGCCGCGAATTGGCTGAGCGTTTACAGGTTAACCGCAAAACCGTGGTGTTAGCCTATGAAGAGCTGGTTGCCCAGGGTTGGTTAGAAACTCAAGGTCGTCGCGGCACCTTTGTTGCGGCAAAGCTCCCAGTCATTCATACCGCAAAATCGAGTACCGATGACGCTAATAACGAATTTATTGCAGTAAAAAATAGTAAGCCGACTTTGCTTAGCAATACCGGTAGTTGGGATACATTGATGCAAAATGGGGTTATTGATCTAAATGACGGCATTCCCGATGCACGCATAATCCCCTATACGGTTTTATCCCGCGCATACCGCCATGCGCTTTTGAAGACATCCAGAAATAATCTACTTGGTTATGGCGATCCGCGTGGTGTTAGCGCGTTACGCAAGTCCTTAGCCAGCATGCTAAATTTAAAGCGCGGACTCGCCGCAAATGAAAACAATATCTGTATGGTGCGTGGCAGTCAGATGGGCTTATATGTGGCTGCCCGTGTATTGGTGAGTCCAGGCGATTGTGTGGTTTTCGAAACCCTGAGTTATGCGCCTGCACAGACAGCATTCCAGGCCTGTGGAGCTAAAATTTTAACCGTCGAGCAGGATCGTGGTGGCCTGATTGTAGAGCATCTGGAATCCTTGTGCAGTAAAAATCCAGTAAAAGTGGTGTATGTAACACCTCATCATCAATATCCTACCACTGTTATGATGACGGCAGAACGGCGTTTACGCTTGCTGATGTTGGCAGAACAATTCAATTTCACTATTGTGGAAGACGACTATGATCACGAGTTTCACTTTGATCATAGTCCCACGCACCCCATTGCCAGTATCGATCAGCATAAAAGAATTGTCTATATTGGCTCGATGTCAAAAATTTTGGCACCCGGCTTACGGGTTGGCTATTTGGTGGCCTCACAACAGCTAGTCGATCAATGTGCAAACATCATTCTGCAAATAGACAGACAAGGGAATCCGGTCACTGAATTTGCCGTCAATGAGCTAATGGAGAGCGGAGAGTTGCATAGACATATTCGCAGGGCGCTTAGAACCTATGCGCAACGGCGCAACGCTGCCATAGAGTCAATCAGGACTTTTCTTGGCGATTATGTTGAATTCGACATACCAGCTGGTGGTTTGGCATTCTGGTTGCGGTTACACAAGGAAACCGATAGCAAAACTCTCGCCACTATGGCATTGCAAAATGGTTTGCGTATCGTATCTAGTGAACAATATTCAATTATTACTGCAAAAGTAGCGGGTATTCGCGTGGGATATGCCAGCCTTTCTGACGATGTTTTCAAAATGGGCATCAAACGTCTAAACGAGGTTTTAGCACAAATAACAATGTAG
- a CDS encoding FAD-binding oxidoreductase, whose protein sequence is MLNSVKQIATVETIEKMCNNVVLLRLRIGNRTDMPYQAGQYIAIHLNNGETRCYSMANSYQPGRALEFYIRLRSNGLFSTWLQEALSLQPQQPLPLSISGPYGNCVWHDAEQPAATTLMLATGTGIVPLAAILEERLAANCNQAISLYWADTEPSQLFLANEFNQLAIQYPNFKFVPILTQRTESKTEYIKFITDRVVADLPCLEDSLVYACGSPSMIATARERLMRQCNMKAQHFYADAFSSSGMQQPRALSTDNQLRVQLLRSDGETQELLLPNTASLLTGLKAQGLLQGICGGNKSCGSCRIHIEAAWMDRIEPADRVEARLLNVLDNPTPYDRLACQIQLHAKLEDLCFSIPS, encoded by the coding sequence ATGCTAAATAGTGTCAAACAGATAGCGACGGTCGAGACCATTGAAAAAATGTGTAACAATGTTGTGCTACTGCGGTTACGCATAGGGAATAGGACCGATATGCCCTATCAAGCTGGGCAATATATCGCCATACATTTAAACAATGGTGAAACGCGTTGCTATTCGATGGCCAACAGTTATCAGCCAGGTCGTGCGTTAGAGTTTTATATTCGACTGCGCAGCAATGGATTGTTCTCAACCTGGCTGCAAGAAGCATTGTCTTTACAACCACAGCAACCATTACCACTTTCCATCAGCGGTCCTTACGGAAACTGTGTTTGGCACGATGCCGAACAGCCTGCGGCCACTACCTTAATGCTGGCGACAGGAACAGGTATTGTGCCACTGGCCGCAATCCTGGAAGAAAGACTTGCAGCAAACTGTAATCAAGCTATCAGTTTGTACTGGGCCGACACTGAGCCTAGCCAATTGTTCTTGGCAAATGAATTTAATCAACTTGCCATTCAATATCCAAATTTTAAATTTGTACCGATATTAACTCAGAGAACAGAGAGCAAAACTGAATATATTAAATTTATTACAGATAGGGTTGTTGCAGATTTGCCCTGTCTAGAGGATAGCCTTGTTTACGCTTGCGGATCACCTAGCATGATAGCCACAGCACGTGAACGACTAATGAGGCAATGCAACATGAAAGCCCAACACTTTTATGCCGATGCATTTTCGTCTTCTGGAATGCAACAGCCACGCGCCCTTTCAACTGATAATCAACTTCGAGTACAGCTGTTACGTAGTGATGGAGAAACACAAGAATTGCTGTTACCCAATACGGCTTCCCTTTTGACAGGTTTAAAAGCACAAGGTTTGTTGCAAGGCATCTGTGGTGGAAATAAATCATGCGGCAGTTGCCGTATACACATAGAAGCAGCATGGATGGACCGTATCGAACCTGCTGATAGGGTCGAAGCAAGATTGTTGAATGTTCTCGATAACCCAACACCGTATGATCGTCTGGCCTGTCAGATTCAACTGCATGCCAAGCTGGAAGATTTATGTTTTTCAATACCTTCGTAA
- a CDS encoding M24 family metallopeptidase, whose translation MTSTHAETLTQHALEQTGTAFDAEQLLEVRSMTRNAIHQIAQAVKPGMVEEDAVEMAKDILAEAGMLRGWHDVFVRFGRNTIKTFGAPSEPGVVLKDNDIFLIDIGPVWKLWEGDGGDTFVVGNKPELQKCADDAREIFALTRKLWFETGATGKALYDYAAAQAEQRGWELNMDLSGHRIGDFPHAAIYDGPLADVEFNPSRLIWVLEIHIRHPSEAYGAFFEDMLLEDNFFQ comes from the coding sequence ATGACAAGCACACACGCTGAAACGTTGACCCAACATGCACTTGAACAAACCGGTACGGCATTTGATGCAGAACAACTGCTTGAAGTGCGCAGCATGACTCGAAATGCCATCCACCAAATCGCACAAGCGGTTAAACCAGGCATGGTGGAAGAAGATGCCGTGGAAATGGCTAAGGACATACTTGCCGAAGCGGGTATGTTAAGGGGATGGCACGATGTTTTTGTACGTTTTGGCAGAAATACCATTAAAACCTTTGGAGCGCCCTCAGAGCCGGGTGTTGTGCTAAAAGACAACGATATATTTCTGATTGATATTGGCCCGGTATGGAAGCTATGGGAAGGCGATGGTGGCGACACCTTTGTGGTTGGGAACAAACCAGAACTACAAAAATGTGCCGATGATGCCAGAGAGATATTTGCATTAACACGTAAACTTTGGTTTGAAACGGGTGCGACAGGTAAAGCACTCTATGACTATGCGGCCGCTCAGGCTGAACAGCGCGGATGGGAACTGAATATGGATTTATCGGGCCATCGCATTGGAGATTTTCCACATGCAGCCATTTACGATGGACCGCTTGCCGATGTTGAATTCAATCCTTCCCGCTTGATCTGGGTGCTGGAAATCCATATTCGCCATCCCAGCGAAGCCTATGGTGCCTTTTTTGAAGATATGTTACTGGAGGACAATTTCTTCCAATAA
- a CDS encoding FeoA family protein, whose translation MATYLKTLAVGDSGRIIGFDQAGGVYRKKLLAMGLTPGTEFSVTRFAPLGDPVEIKIRGFSLTLRKNEASVLLIDKL comes from the coding sequence ATGGCTACTTACCTAAAAACCCTGGCGGTTGGGGATTCCGGCCGCATTATTGGTTTCGATCAAGCGGGAGGTGTGTACCGAAAAAAATTGTTGGCTATGGGATTAACACCGGGAACTGAATTTAGCGTAACCCGGTTTGCACCGTTAGGTGATCCAGTTGAAATTAAAATTCGCGGCTTCTCGCTTACTTTACGTAAAAACGAAGCTTCAGTGCTGCTAATAGATAAGCTATGA
- the feoB gene encoding Fe(2+) transporter permease subunit FeoB — protein MTQTFTVGVVGNPNCGKTTLFNALTGSKQHVGNWPGVTVEKKTGQYQFNSTQIDLIDLPGTYSLEADDDNISLDEKVARDFVASRQAQLVINILDAANIERNLYLTTQLMEMQVPMLVVLNMMDAVKKRGIKIDIALLSKQLGCPVVPITAATGWGLKELKETINQACVNSPVPSLSVTYHTEIEQAVLTLLTAIDSQLPNPNCNKRWLALRLLENDTLAKQIAGANLCALADELRETIETNTADEIDILAADARYGLVNELVKSAICKLNEVSRNATDKIDSIVLNRFLGIPVFLMVMYAMFLFTINIGSAFIDFFEQFVGAFLVDGLSVLLNNLQLPEWLVVLIANGIGGGVQVVATFIPIVGFLFIFLSMLEDSGYMSRAAFVMDRFMCLIGLPGKSFVPMIVGFGCNVPAIIASRTLDNQRDRILTNLMTPFMSCGARLPVYALFAAAFFPVGGQNLVFGLYLLGIIIAVLTGLIMRHTLLRGQATPFLMELPAYHLPTLQGVFTKTWDRLKTFLLNAGKIIVPMVLILNMLNSYGTDGSFGRENSDRSVLSEIGRFLTPAFKPMGITPDNWPATVGIFTGVLAKEAVVGTLDALYSQMGTEAGNTPEKVFDLKQALLSACQTVPDNLSTVLTKLTDPLGLNMGDMSDATAVADRQQVKINTFTVMQQHFDGQIGAFAYLLFILLYAPCVAATAAIYKETSAGWTAFVVVWTTFMAYVTATLFYQALTYQHHPAASLGWWLGLLLLFAVIIISFRQFGQKPTSGLPT, from the coding sequence ATGACTCAAACTTTTACTGTCGGTGTAGTCGGCAATCCAAATTGCGGCAAAACCACCTTATTCAATGCCTTAACAGGCAGCAAACAACATGTAGGTAACTGGCCTGGTGTTACTGTTGAAAAAAAAACCGGTCAATATCAGTTTAATAGCACACAGATTGATTTAATTGATTTACCCGGCACCTATTCTTTAGAAGCCGATGATGACAATATCTCACTAGACGAAAAAGTAGCCCGTGATTTTGTCGCCAGCCGTCAGGCGCAGTTAGTGATCAATATTCTGGATGCCGCTAATATTGAGCGTAATCTGTATTTGACTACCCAGTTAATGGAAATGCAAGTACCAATGCTAGTAGTGTTAAATATGATGGACGCTGTTAAAAAGCGTGGCATTAAAATTGATATAGCACTACTATCCAAACAGTTAGGTTGCCCGGTTGTCCCCATTACCGCCGCAACTGGCTGGGGTTTAAAAGAATTAAAAGAAACTATCAATCAAGCGTGTGTTAACTCGCCCGTACCCAGCTTAAGCGTGACCTATCATACGGAGATTGAACAGGCCGTTCTTACATTACTGACCGCTATTGATAGCCAACTGCCTAATCCCAATTGCAACAAACGTTGGCTAGCCTTAAGGCTGCTGGAAAACGACACCTTAGCCAAACAAATAGCGGGTGCCAATTTGTGTGCGCTGGCTGATGAATTACGCGAAACGATTGAAACCAATACCGCCGATGAAATTGATATATTAGCCGCTGACGCACGTTATGGTCTGGTCAATGAATTAGTTAAATCTGCAATCTGCAAACTGAATGAAGTTTCCAGAAATGCCACCGATAAAATTGACAGCATAGTTCTCAATCGTTTTTTAGGCATACCGGTTTTTTTAATGGTTATGTATGCCATGTTTTTGTTTACCATTAATATTGGTAGCGCTTTTATAGACTTTTTTGAACAATTTGTAGGCGCGTTCTTAGTTGATGGGCTTAGTGTACTACTTAACAATTTGCAGTTACCTGAATGGTTAGTTGTATTAATTGCCAATGGAATTGGTGGTGGCGTTCAGGTAGTGGCCACTTTTATTCCTATCGTTGGTTTTCTGTTTATTTTTCTGTCCATGCTTGAGGACTCTGGCTATATGTCCAGGGCAGCGTTTGTCATGGACCGTTTTATGTGCCTGATTGGTTTACCTGGAAAATCCTTTGTACCCATGATCGTTGGATTTGGTTGTAATGTACCCGCCATTATTGCCAGCCGCACCTTGGATAATCAACGCGACCGCATTTTAACCAATTTAATGACACCCTTTATGTCCTGTGGTGCCCGCTTACCGGTTTACGCACTGTTTGCGGCTGCTTTTTTTCCAGTCGGAGGACAAAATCTGGTATTCGGCTTGTATCTTTTGGGCATTATTATCGCCGTGTTGACCGGATTAATCATGCGACATACCTTACTCAGAGGCCAAGCCACTCCTTTTTTAATGGAGCTACCGGCTTACCATCTGCCTACTTTACAAGGTGTGTTTACTAAAACCTGGGATAGACTAAAAACCTTTTTATTAAATGCCGGCAAAATCATTGTACCCATGGTGCTAATACTGAATATGCTGAATTCTTATGGCACAGATGGCAGTTTTGGGCGTGAAAATAGTGACCGTTCGGTGTTAAGCGAAATTGGTCGATTTTTAACACCTGCATTTAAACCGATGGGTATTACGCCTGATAACTGGCCTGCCACCGTGGGTATTTTTACGGGCGTATTAGCTAAAGAAGCCGTAGTTGGCACTTTAGATGCTTTATATAGTCAGATGGGAACAGAAGCTGGAAACACTCCAGAAAAAGTATTTGACTTAAAACAAGCTCTGCTTAGTGCTTGCCAGACAGTTCCTGACAATTTATCCACTGTTTTAACTAAACTAACCGACCCATTAGGCTTGAATATGGGAGATATGAGTGATGCCACCGCTGTAGCAGATCGCCAACAAGTAAAAATCAATACCTTTACTGTGATGCAACAGCATTTTGACGGCCAAATAGGCGCTTTTGCCTATTTATTATTTATTCTGCTATATGCACCTTGTGTAGCAGCTACTGCTGCAATCTACAAAGAAACCAGCGCAGGATGGACCGCGTTTGTGGTGGTGTGGACAACGTTTATGGCTTATGTAACCGCCACCTTGTTTTATCAAGCACTGACCTACCAACATCACCCGGCAGCTAGCCTGGGTTGGTGGCTGGGATTACTACTATTATTTGCTGTTATTATTATTAGTTTTCGCCAGTTTGGTCAAAAACCAACCTCCGGATTACCCACATGA
- a CDS encoding FeoC-like transcriptional regulator — MILADLRIFLQSKQRVSLDELVVHFQIEADALRGMLSKWIKKGKVRQLQSGGPSCGTSCCQCNPLLTELYEWHDESQPF, encoded by the coding sequence ATGATATTAGCCGATTTGCGCATTTTTTTACAATCCAAACAACGCGTTAGTCTGGATGAATTAGTCGTACACTTTCAGATCGAAGCGGATGCATTACGTGGTATGCTGTCCAAATGGATAAAAAAAGGCAAGGTTAGACAACTGCAATCTGGCGGTCCATCGTGCGGAACCAGTTGTTGCCAATGCAATCCTCTGTTGACGGAATTGTATGAATGGCATGATGAGAGCCAACCTTTTTGA
- a CDS encoding EpsD family peptidyl-prolyl cis-trans isomerase, with product MKNFISLKLLIALSMLTLAACEQHDKEKGATQVIAKINNDEISIHQLNYVLSHSKNITPENADAAKKKILNNLVDISVLYQQALTDKLDRDPETMLAIEQGKRQILAQATLQKITKNAPKPTENEVQVYYQEHPDLFSAHKTFKLKEVLISKAEGKQTALTEALATNAALDDLLKALDQNRIPYQAKQVTQGAENVPLEQLTTLVGLKEGQYITFDKDNAILVMSVISFTTENVDLAKATPIIEKYLNATQHKQFVENAIKELKVHAKIEFEGEFSSLNADKAEVSPSTVATPQP from the coding sequence ATGAAAAATTTCATCTCTTTAAAACTATTAATTGCGCTTTCAATGCTGACCCTTGCGGCATGCGAACAGCACGATAAAGAAAAGGGTGCCACTCAGGTCATCGCAAAAATTAACAACGATGAAATTTCCATTCATCAGTTGAATTATGTTTTATCGCACAGCAAAAATATCACCCCTGAAAATGCTGATGCCGCTAAAAAGAAAATTCTTAATAATCTGGTAGACATTTCTGTTCTATATCAACAGGCACTTACCGATAAATTAGATCGTGATCCAGAAACCATGCTGGCTATCGAACAAGGCAAAAGACAAATTCTGGCACAAGCCACATTGCAAAAAATCACCAAAAATGCGCCTAAACCTACTGAAAATGAAGTACAGGTTTATTATCAGGAACATCCAGACCTGTTTTCCGCGCATAAAACATTTAAACTTAAAGAAGTGTTAATCAGTAAAGCAGAAGGTAAACAAACCGCTTTAACCGAAGCCTTGGCAACTAATGCTGCTCTTGATGATTTATTAAAAGCACTTGATCAAAATAGAATTCCTTATCAGGCAAAACAGGTAACCCAAGGCGCGGAAAATGTTCCGTTAGAACAGTTAACCACTTTAGTAGGTTTAAAAGAAGGCCAATACATAACTTTTGATAAAGACAATGCAATATTGGTTATGTCTGTCATTTCTTTCACCACCGAAAATGTGGATTTAGCCAAAGCCACACCTATCATTGAAAAATATTTAAACGCTACTCAACACAAACAATTTGTTGAAAATGCCATTAAAGAGTTAAAAGTGCATGCCAAAATTGAATTTGAAGGCGAATTTAGCAGCTTGAACGCCGATAAAGCAGAAGTAAGCCCCAGCACAGTCGCTACCCCACAACCTTAA
- the thrS gene encoding threonine--tRNA ligase, whose translation MPVITLPDGSQRQFDQAISVMDIAKSIGAGLAKATLAGKVDDKLVDASTLIDSDARLQIITSKDEEGVDIIRHSTAHLLAQAVKQLFPKAQVTIGPVIENGFYYDFAFERSFTPDDLTAIEKKMQELVNADIPVSRSLLSRDAAVEFFTGLGETYKAEIIASIPTSEDLSLYTQGEFTDLCRGPHVPSTGKIKAFKLMKIAGAYWRGDAKNEMLQRIYGTAWSDPKELAAYLHRLEEAEKRDHRKIGKALDLFHSQEEAPGMVFWHEKGWAIYQQVENYIRQKLRVNGYAEVKTPQIVDRSLWEKSGHWDKFGDMIFTTHSESRDYAVKPMNCPCHIQIYNQGLKSYRDLPVRLAEFGSCHRNEPSGTLHGIMRVRNFVQDDAHIFCTEDQIQSEVATFIDLLFEVYKDFGFTEVLIKLSTRPENRVGDDSVWDKAENALELALNTKGLPWQLQPGEGAFYGPKIEFSLKDCIGRVWQCGTIQVDFSMPERLSAAYIGEDSARHTPVMLHRAILGSLERFIGILIEEYAGNFPLWLAPVQLVILNISDKHAEYAEQVRLELLKQGFRVKIDLRNEKIGFKIREHSIQRIPYLLIIGDKELENQAVTLRTQQGEDLGSLVVSELVERLNNQIVDRK comes from the coding sequence ATGCCTGTTATTACTCTTCCCGATGGTTCACAACGTCAATTCGATCAAGCCATTAGCGTCATGGATATCGCTAAATCTATTGGTGCGGGCCTGGCCAAAGCAACATTGGCTGGCAAAGTTGATGACAAATTGGTTGACGCATCAACCTTAATCGATTCTGATGCCCGTCTACAAATAATTACCAGCAAAGATGAAGAAGGCGTTGATATTATCCGCCACTCTACAGCACATTTGCTAGCACAAGCCGTAAAACAATTATTCCCTAAAGCGCAAGTAACCATAGGACCCGTGATTGAAAACGGCTTTTATTACGACTTTGCTTTCGAACGCTCTTTTACGCCAGACGACCTGACTGCTATTGAGAAAAAAATGCAGGAACTGGTCAATGCAGACATACCCGTTAGTCGTTCATTACTATCCAGAGACGCAGCTGTTGAATTTTTTACTGGCCTGGGCGAAACCTATAAGGCAGAAATAATCGCCTCTATTCCGACTAGCGAAGACTTATCTCTGTATACACAAGGCGAGTTTACCGATTTATGCCGGGGTCCGCACGTACCCAGCACCGGAAAAATAAAAGCCTTTAAACTAATGAAAATTGCGGGTGCCTATTGGCGCGGCGATGCCAAAAACGAAATGTTGCAACGCATTTATGGTACAGCCTGGAGCGATCCTAAAGAATTGGCCGCCTATTTGCATCGCCTGGAAGAAGCTGAAAAGCGTGATCACCGTAAAATTGGTAAAGCCCTGGATTTGTTTCATTCGCAAGAAGAAGCGCCCGGCATGGTTTTCTGGCATGAAAAAGGCTGGGCCATCTACCAACAGGTAGAAAACTATATTCGCCAAAAATTACGTGTAAATGGCTATGCTGAAGTAAAGACACCGCAAATTGTTGATCGCAGTTTATGGGAAAAATCCGGACACTGGGATAAATTTGGTGACATGATTTTTACCACGCACTCGGAAAGCCGCGATTACGCAGTTAAACCGATGAACTGTCCTTGCCATATTCAGATCTATAATCAAGGACTAAAAAGTTACCGCGATTTACCAGTGCGTCTTGCCGAATTTGGTTCTTGCCACCGTAACGAACCCAGCGGTACCTTGCATGGCATTATGCGTGTTCGTAACTTTGTACAAGACGACGCACATATTTTTTGTACTGAGGATCAAATTCAATCTGAAGTAGCCACTTTCATTGATTTATTGTTCGAAGTTTACAAAGATTTTGGCTTTACTGAAGTATTGATTAAATTATCTACCCGCCCGGAGAATCGTGTCGGTGACGACAGCGTCTGGGACAAGGCCGAGAATGCTTTAGAGCTTGCATTGAATACCAAAGGTTTACCATGGCAGCTTCAACCCGGTGAAGGCGCCTTCTATGGCCCTAAAATCGAATTCTCTTTAAAGGATTGTATTGGTCGGGTCTGGCAATGTGGTACTATCCAAGTAGATTTTTCCATGCCGGAACGATTAAGCGCTGCCTATATTGGCGAAGACAGTGCTCGTCATACTCCTGTCATGTTACACCGCGCAATTTTAGGTTCGTTGGAACGCTTTATCGGTATATTAATAGAAGAATATGCTGGAAACTTCCCATTATGGCTGGCTCCGGTACAATTAGTTATACTAAATATTAGCGACAAACATGCCGAATATGCTGAACAAGTTAGGCTCGAACTTCTAAAACAAGGCTTTAGAGTTAAAATAGACTTGAGAAATGAGAAGATAGGCTTTAAAATTCGCGAACATTCTATTCAGCGTATACCGTATCTTTTAATTATCGGTGACAAAGAATTGGAAAATCAAGCTGTCACGCTTCGTACCCAACAGGGCGAAGATCTTGGAAGTTTAGTCGTCAGCGAATTAGTTGAACGTTTGAATAACCAGATTGTGGACAGGAAATAA